TTTCTTTCTGTTTTAATAAAGCCATTTTGATTTAATTCAATTTCAGCTATCTGAGACACTTTTTCAAAAGATGTTAATCTGAAATAAAACAATCTATCAGAATCATTGACCTGAACAATAAGGCCGGGCAAATTTCCAAATTTCAGGGGACCATTCTGTATAGGAATCTGATCGGAAAACCATGCATCATAATGGCGTCCTCTGAAAAATGTAGTAGCTCTTTGACATTTATAACCTGAAATAGTAGCAGTGTCGGATAAAATTTGCCATTTAAAAAGGTCCAAACTGTCTTCGTAAATAAATTTATCTTTTAAAATCCTGTCTGTAACAACTATTTTGTTTTGATTAAATAGCTTATATAGCCTTTGCGTCATCCCAAATTTAGGCAAAGAAAAGGTCGTCATATCCAGTTTCAATTGCCCTTTCTGGGTTTGGAGTTGTTTTTTAAACTCATCTTCGACGTATAGTTCTGCTAACCTTTCCCACTCACTGTAACAAATGGAGAATCTTTTACCTATTTCTACAACTAAACTATCTTTAGGAAGAAAACCTGGATTCTTATCTTCACCTTGGTTTGCATATATATAACTCGCCTTAAATAAAACAGAGTCCTTTAATTGACCATAACTAACAAATGACATAGCAGTCAATAAAAACAGAAAGAGGAAATGTTTCATGTTACATAATTATATTTTGTCTCTGCAAACTCAAAATATTCTTCCTTTGATTAAAATTTAAAATCTTTCAGACGTAAAAATACGCTGAAAGCTTTCTGAAAAAAAGTACTCTTGCGGTATTATTGTGTACTAGGAATGATTGAATGTTATATTGTAACGGTGGGTGGGTCGCAAGTTGGATTTTCACCATACACACAAAACTGCAAATATATTAGCGTAATCATAATACTAATTTCTTGTAGTGAAGTAGCACATACAAAACCGCTACCACAGGTAACAGTATAATCGGCACATATCAGATCCTGCTTTGAATTAGTTCGTTCAATACTAAATGTATTTTTCTCAGCTTTGTTTTCCGGAAAGGTAGTAGCCGACCAACTATTTAAAGAAACTATACCAAACAGAAAGAAACTAATAATTTTTTTCATAAACTTTAGGTTTGAGTTAATAATATGCTATCATAAGCAAATTCCTACAATTCATGATGCCATCCTAACCGTTTTACTGATAATCTTATCAGTTTTTCTGATAAAATGATTTTGGGTCATGTATTTTTTTTTTTTACCTTAGGGCATCATTAATCATAAACCTTACATGCAAAAGCTTATTTGCGAAAAGCTAAAATTCTTAAAAGAAAAGCATGGGTATTCGCAACAAACGGTAGCTGATGCACTAAGCATGAGCCAAAACACTTACTCACTTTTAGAAACAGGAAAAACAAAGCTTGACGTTGAACGACTAATTTTAATTGCAGAATTTTATAAAATTTCAGCCTATGACCTCTTAGATATATCTCCCCCGAAAGAAGTCAAACATTCATTGAAGAACTGAGGAATTTAATAGCCTCACTTAAATCTTTACAACAGCGTCAATACATTTCAACAATTAGGCTATTCTAATTCTATTGGATTATAGGGCAACGGTTTTTGCAAATTAGCTTTAAGCATATTTTCTGTATCCTCACTCATGGTGATATTATTAATATGGTCGGCGATAAGAACCTGGTAAAGATTGTCAAACCCGGCTTTTAGTAATTTACGATATTCCGCCCGGTTGGTTTTAATAAAATCTTTATTGTTAAGAACTATGGGTTGTTTCCGGCTAAGACGCTGGATTTCGATACATTCAAATATAAAATTCTCTTTTGTATCCTCAATCTTAATTATTAGACCCGGTAACCCTCTGAATTTATAGGGACCTTCGTTCCACGGCAATTCCGGTGTAAACCATGCTATATATAACCTGCCTCTGAAATTCGTGGTAGCATTTTGACAATTATAACCTGATATTTTCATTGTATCTCCCAAAATCGTCCATTTCAGTGGTTCCATCTTTTCTTCAAATAAATATTTCGAAGTGAAAACATTGTCCGTGGTAGTTATTTTGTTTTCTGGATAATTGATATAGAGTTCATACTTGTTTAACAGGCCAGGGCTAGGATACTTTCTATGAAATTCCTGGGTTTTCGAAAAATCCTGCAACGTTATTTTGCCCTCTGCCATATCATTCTTTATAGCAGAATCAGAACTGAACCCTATATAGCTG
This region of Patescibacteria group bacterium genomic DNA includes:
- a CDS encoding GLPGLI family protein, with amino-acid sequence MKHFLFLFLLTAMSFVSYGQLKDSVLFKASYIYANQGEDKNPGFLPKDSLVVEIGKRFSICYSEWERLAELYVEDEFKKQLQTQKGQLKLDMTTFSLPKFGMTQRLYKLFNQNKIVVTDRILKDKFIYEDSLDLFKWQILSDTATISGYKCQRATTFFRGRHYDAWFSDQIPIQNGPLKFGNLPGLIVQVNDSDRLFYFRLTSFEKVSQIAEIELNQNGFIKTERKKFMELRKAMFQNPQAFLGGQGATFQYKSDVPLASKKYIPMELE
- a CDS encoding GLPGLI family protein; translation: MKALIFFILIFYFDISGKTQTLDSASTLVRYKLTYLSDSLLPKKTRTDIMQLCIGDTISSFYSYIGFSSDSAIKNDMAEGKITLQDFSKTQEFHRKYPSPGLLNKYELYINYPENKITTTDNVFTSKYLFEEKMEPLKWTILGDTMKISGYNCQNATTNFRGRLYIAWFTPELPWNEGPYKFRGLPGLIIKIEDTKENFIFECIEIQRLSRKQPIVLNNKDFIKTNRAEYRKLLKAGFDNLYQVLIADHINNITMSEDTENMLKANLQKPLPYNPIELE
- a CDS encoding helix-turn-helix transcriptional regulator; protein product: MQKLICEKLKFLKEKHGYSQQTVADALSMSQNTYSLLETGKTKLDVERLILIAEFYKISAYDLLDISPPKEVKHSLKN